A portion of the Bombina bombina isolate aBomBom1 chromosome 9, aBomBom1.pri, whole genome shotgun sequence genome contains these proteins:
- the DUSP5 gene encoding dual specificity protein phosphatase 5, with the protein MKVTSIECRRLYKLLRKELSRCLVLDCRPYLPFSSSSVRGSLNVNLNSVVLRRARDGAAPLHFVVPEEAARVRLRDGQVSVVVVLDERSQRWQKLKKESTAQIVLNTLGSLPSGPKICFLKGGYESFHSEYPECCVDQKTFTQEENETDQNLILCEKLSFQKPSYDQGSPVEILPFLYLGSAYHASKCDFLANLHITALLNVSRKSSDYCIDQYNYKWIPVDDNHTADISSHFQEAIDFIDTVRRSGGRVLVHCEAGISRSPTICMAYLMKTKRIRLEEAFEYIKQRRSLISPNFSFMGQLLHYESEVFSSKTNIPVVSCKRDSVSFFAEEINIGKSFEGSCFTFPTSVLTPVPLRSPVHQLKLSPLAATSSC; encoded by the exons ATGAAGGTCACATCAATAGAGTGCCGGCGGCTGTACAAGCTGCTCAGGAAGGAGCTCtcccgctgcctggtgctggactgCCGGCCCTATCTGCCCTTCTCCTCCTCTAGTGTCCGAGGATCTCTCAATGTCAACCTGAACTCTGTGGTGCTCCGCCGGGCTCGGGATGGCGCGGCTCCTCTGCACTTCGTGGTACCGGAGGAGGCGGCCCGTGTGAGGCTGCGGGACGGGCAGGTGTCAGTGGTGGTGGTTCTGGATGAGAGGAGCCAGAGGTGGCAGAAACTGAAAAAGGAGAGCACGGCTCAGATCGTGCTTAATACCCTGGGCAGCCTGCCCTCCGGACCCAAGATCTGCTTCCTGAAGG GAGGATACGAGTCCTTTCACTCTGAATACCCAGAATGTTGTGTAGATCAGAAAACGTTTACTCAGGAGGAAAATGAAACTGACCAAAATCTCATCCTTTGTGAAAAACTGTCTTTCCAAAAGCCGTCATATGATCAG ggcAGTCCTGTCGAGATTCTTCCATTCCTCTACCTTGGCAGTGCCTATCATGCTTCCAAATGCGATTTTCTCGCCAACCTTCACATCACGGCCTTACTCAATGTCTCAAGGAAGAGCTCGGACTACTGCATAGACCAGTACAATTACAAGTGGATTCCAGTTGACGATAACCACACAGCAGACATTAGCAGTCACTTCCAAGAGGCCATAGATTTTATTG ATACTGTGAGACGCAGTGGCGGAAGGGTCCTTGTACACTGTGAAGCCGGAATTTCCAGGTCTCCCACCATCTGTATGGCATACCTCATGAAGACCAAACGAATACGCTTGGAAGAAGCATTTGAGTACATTAAACAACGCCGAAGTCTCATCTCTCCCAACTTCAGCTTCATGGGCCAGCTATTGCACTATGAGTCTGAAGTATTTTCTTCCAAAACAAACATCCCAGTGGTTTCATGTAAAAGAGACAGTGTTTccttctttgctgaagagataaacATTGGGAAGAGCTTTGAGGGCTCTTGCTTCACGTTCCCAACTTCTGTGTTAACACCTGTCCCTCTTCGATCACCCGTCCATCAGCTAAAACTCAGCCCACTTGCAGCCACCTCATCCTGTTAG